One window of the Ictidomys tridecemlineatus isolate mIctTri1 chromosome 11, mIctTri1.hap1, whole genome shotgun sequence genome contains the following:
- the Exo5 gene encoding exonuclease V has protein sequence MAETGEEETASPEASGFSDLSDSEFLEFLDLDDESSASVSKPGPSELPEKDGKSVSLQNWKRGLDVSSPMERFHLKYLYVTDLSTQNWCELQMAFEKELPDFLTPEKAAVLDTGASIHLARELELHDLVTVPITTKEDNWAVKFLNILSMIPTLQSEGCIREFPVFGEVEGVFLVGVIDELHYTAKGELELAELKTRRRPMLPLEAQKKKDCFQVRLYKFIFDAMVQGKVTPEILIHHTKLCPDKPLGPSVLRHARQEGFSVKSLGDLMELVFLSLTLSDLPVIDILKIEYIHQETATALGTEIVAFEEKEMRDKVQHYMAYWMGHREPQGVDVEEAWKCRTCNYADICEWRKGSGVLSSTMEPQTKKAK, from the coding sequence AtggcagagactggggaggaggaGACCGCATCTCCAGAAGCTTCAGGGTTCTCAGACTTGAGCGATTCAGAGTTCCTAGAGTTTCTGGATCTGGATGATGAGTCAAGTGCTTCAGTTAGCAAGCCTGGTCCTTCTGAACTCCCTGAAAAGGATGGCAAGTCTGTAAGCTTACAAAACTGGAAACGAGGATTGGATGTCTCTTCACCCATGGAAAGATTCCACTTAAAATATCTATATGTCACGGACCTATCTACTCAGAACTGGTGTGAATTACAAATGGCATTTGAAAAGGAGCTTCCTGATTTTTTGACACCTGAGAAAGCAGCTGTTTTGGACACTGGTGCCAGCATCCACCTAGCTAGAGAATTAGAACTTCATGATCTTGTGACTGTTCCCATCACCACTAAAGAAGATAATTGGGCAGTTAAGTTTCTGAATATACTATCAATGATTCCTACCCTGCAATCAGAAGGGTGCATCAGAGAGTTTCCAGTGTTTGGGGAGGTGGAGGGTGTGTTTCTTGTTGGAGTGATTGATGAGTTGCACTATACAGCCAAAGGGGAACTGGAACTGGCTGAACTCAAGACACGTAGGCGCCCCATGCTCCCTCTGGAAgctcagaaaaagaaagactgTTTTCAAGTTAGGCTATACAAATTTATCTTTGATGCCATGGTGCAAGGGAAAGTAACCCCTGAGATCCTAATCCACCACACAAAATTGTGTCCAGACAAGCCACTGGGGCCTTCAGTGCTGCGGCATGCCCGGCAGGAAGGTTTTTCTGTGAAGTCTTTGGGTGACCTCATGGAACTAGTCTTCTTGTCTCTCACGCTATCTGACCTCCCAGTTATTGATATTCTAAAGATTGAATATATCCATCAAGAGACTGCCACTGCATTAGGTACAGAGATTGTAGCCTTTGAAGAGAAGGAGATGAGAGACAAGGTACAGCATTATATGGCTTATTGGATGGGCCACCGAGAGCCTCAAGGGGTTGATGTGGAAGAGGCTTGGAAGTGCCGTACATGCAACTATGCAGACATTTGTGAGTGGAGGAAGGGCAGTGGAGTGCTCAGCTCCACAATGGAACCTCAAACCAAAAAAGCCAAATGA